One window from the genome of Nicotiana tomentosiformis chromosome 5, ASM39032v3, whole genome shotgun sequence encodes:
- the LOC138893215 gene encoding uncharacterized protein, with amino-acid sequence MKVAEMRMLRWMCGHTLLDKIMIEDIRVKVVVAPIEDKMRKAKLRWFGHVKRRSMDTPVRRCEKLALTGMRRGRGQPTKYWEEMIKHDMVRLQISEDMALDRKLWRSRIRVIC; translated from the coding sequence atgaaagttgcagaaatgaggatgttgagatggatgtgtggccACACTTTGTTGGATAAGATTATGATTGAAGATATCCGGGTGAAGGTGGTCGTGGCTCCCATAGAGGACAAGATGCGGAAAGCTaagcttagatggttcgggcacgtgaaGAGGAGAAGCATGGATaccccggttaggaggtgtgaaaAGCTGGCCTTGACGGGTATGAGGAGAGGTAGAGGACAGCCTACGAAATATTGGGAAGAGATGATCAAGCATGACATGGTGCGGCtgcagatttccgaggacatggcccttgataggaagttgtggaggtcAAGAATTAGGGTTATATGTTAG